In the Sandaracinus amylolyticus genome, GCTCCACCTGCGCGCGCGCAGGCACCGCCGTCGCCAACCACAGCGTCGCGAGGACGCACGCGAAACGCGCCAGCATCAGAAGCTCCCCGCGATCTCGAGCGAGCCCGGCCCGAGCGACACCCGCACCGACGCGCTCTCGCGCACCTGCGCCTCGTTGCCCGAGTCGAGCAACATCCCGCCGCCGACGAACGCGAGCACGCCGCCCACGAACCCTCCGAGGCCGACCAGCACCCAGAGCCCGCTGTTCGTCTGCTCGAAGAACGAGAAGTCCGACGCGCCCGAGCAACCGCCCAGCGTGCACTCCTCCTCCGCCGCGAGCCGCTCGGCCTTGCTGCCGATGAGCACGCCCGCGAGCACTGCCGACCCGAAGAGCAATCCGCTGCCGGTCAGCGCGACGATCCACGCGTTCTGCACGTTCTCGCGGTGTTGCGCGAGGCGCTGATCGAGATCGACCCACTCGAGCTCGGGCGCCACGGTGCGCACCGTGCCCGCCTCGAGATCGAGCGTGTGGCGGTAGGGGCGGCGATCGGGGACGAGCAGCTCGAGCTCGTGTCGTCCCTCGGGGAGCACGAGCTCCTCGCGGACCTCGACCTCCTCGCCGTCGATCGCGATGCGGAGCGGCGTCACCGGCGTGCGCAGCCGGACGCGCGCGGTGCCGCTCTCGTCGGTGCGCAGCACGCTGAGCGTGACGTCGACCTCTTCCTGCTCCGCGGTCGCGACGTCGACCTCGCGCGAGACCGGCTCGTAGCCGGAGCGCGTCGCGACGACGGTGTGGCGTCCGGGGTCGACCTCGACGGTGTCGGGCAGTGGCGTCTCGCCGACCTCGCGACCATCGATCGCCACGTGGATGCCGGGGACACGCGACGTGACGCGGATCCGACCGCGCACGACCGGAGTGCGCTCGAGCGCGGCACGCACGCGCGCGGTGAGCCCGCCCGCGACCCGCACCGTCTCGCGGAACGTCTCGTGGCCGGGCGCGCGCAGCTCGACCAGCACCGTGCCCGCGGTGACCCGCATCGGGCTGCCCGACGCCGCGACCGACGACGCCGAACCGACCTCCACGCCGTCGATCCACACCATCGCGCTCGCGGGCGTCGCCTCGATCACGATGAACGCGATGCGCGCGCGCTGTCGGCGCAGCTCCGCCTCCACCGCGGCGCGACGATCGGGCGCGAGCTGCGGCATCTCGCGCAGGTACTGCTCGAACGCCTCGACCGACTCCACCGCGCGGCCCAGCGACGCGTAGACCTGCCCGAGGTTGAACAGCACCTGCGGCGCGGGCGCGACCTCGTAGGCGCGACGGAACTCGACGAGCGCCTGATCGAGCAGGCCCTCGTCGTAGAGCTCGAGGGCGCGCTCGAAGCGCTCGCGGGCCTCGGCCCGGGCCTCGCGTGATGGCTCCGCGTCCTGTGCGGCCGCTGCGCTCGGGGTCGTCAGCATCGCGATCGCGAGCAACGCGATGCCGAGGGTGGAGCAGCTCCGAGAGGCGAGTGGCA is a window encoding:
- a CDS encoding PEGA domain-containing protein; amino-acid sequence: MLTTPSAAAAQDAEPSREARAEARERFERALELYDEGLLDQALVEFRRAYEVAPAPQVLFNLGQVYASLGRAVESVEAFEQYLREMPQLAPDRRAAVEAELRRQRARIAFIVIEATPASAMVWIDGVEVGSASSVAASGSPMRVTAGTVLVELRAPGHETFRETVRVAGGLTARVRAALERTPVVRGRIRVTSRVPGIHVAIDGREVGETPLPDTVEVDPGRHTVVATRSGYEPVSREVDVATAEQEEVDVTLSVLRTDESGTARVRLRTPVTPLRIAIDGEEVEVREELVLPEGRHELELLVPDRRPYRHTLDLEAGTVRTVAPELEWVDLDQRLAQHRENVQNAWIVALTGSGLLFGSAVLAGVLIGSKAERLAAEEECTLGGCSGASDFSFFEQTNSGLWVLVGLGGFVGGVLAFVGGGMLLDSGNEAQVRESASVRVSLGPGSLEIAGSF